In the Rhododendron vialii isolate Sample 1 chromosome 2a, ASM3025357v1 genome, CAACCAGCCCAACAACTAGCCCACTTCCATATCCCAAGGCTATGACCATCAAATAAGTACCTCTCGAAAACTCAAGATCGTGACCTCGAAATAGAGGCGGAGCGGTCATTGAATTTTTGCATGACTTCGACAATGGGACACCACACAATCCCAAATTTCCATCATATGAACTATTTTCGAATGTATCAAATTGTTTCCCTTGAGGTACAGGGCCAGTGAGTCGATTATGAGAAACATTTAAGAATGATAGGAAAGTGAGTTGGGTCAATTCCCCGGGGATCTGTCCAGAGAGCAGGTTTTGGGCTAGGTCCAACGACTCCAATTCTGTCAATTTCGCCAACGATGCTGGGATAGTGCCAGTAAGTTTGTTGTTGGAAATGTTTAGAGATTGAAGCCCACTGAGACTTCCAAAGGATTCTGGAATTTCCCCAACGAATGTGTTGCTTGATAGATCAACCACCACCAAGGCACTTTGAATCCTCTCATATATCCTTTTTGTCCCTTTGTTGACCACTTTCATTGAGAACTCATAAGTTATACTCCACTGCCAGAATTGTGCCTCATGAGTTGTTGGACCGGCAAGTGTCTTATATTGAACAATTGGAATTGCATGCATATATGTCAACTTTCCTTTGTTGATCATTTTCATTTCATTCCAGTTACGGATGTAATCTGTTGGTAAATTGCCTGAAAAGCAATTGCCAGAGAGGTCAACTATCCGCAACTTTGGAAACGTAGAATTGTTTTTGGGATTCCCAATATTGCCATGGAATTTGTTTGATCCTAGAAAAAGAAGCTCTAACTTAGGAAGAGCTCCCAACCAAGAGGGGAAAGTATCTTCAATCTGATTATTCTGAAGAATGAGACACTCCAGCATTACGCAATTTGCCAATGATTTCGGCACCGGCCCCTTTAGCTGATTTTGACCTAAATCAATCATCACCAATTGGCTATTCACTGTGAATGTTGAAGGAATATTTCCGTGGAAACTATTGTAACTTAGATTCAACATGAGAAGATCCTCGTTGGAACTGACCAAACATGGAGGTATTGTGCCATTTAAATTGTTGTTGGACAAATCAAGCAGACGGAGAGAATTCTTGTGGCATATTGACTGTGGAATTGCTCCCGTCAATGCATTATCGTGAGCATCATAAATAACAATGCTTGGTGGTGGAATAGGAAGCAATCCTTGAAACTTGTTAGACTTGAAgtcaaaatattttagaaaaggCCATGGGACAATAGCCGGCTGCTGGTCAAAGCCTGTTAGAAAGTTCTGGTGAAGGTCGACAATTTCCATTGTTTCTTTACTCGAGTTCCAAACCCATGTTGGTATTTTGCCTTGAAATTTATTATTGTTAAGAATTAACATCTGCAATTTATCTTGAAATCGTAGAATGCCAGGGAACTCGACTAAGTTGCATGACCCCAATCCTAGAATTTCAAGCTTTGGATGAGTACCATTGGTACTATTTTTGTCGAGCACTGTTAGATCGTTGTCCTCTAATAGCAATGAGACCAGGTATGGGAGTTTCATAAACATGTCTAGCTCCACTATACCAGTGAAGCTGTTAGAATAAAGACTCAAATAATCAAGACGCTTGAGTTGAGTGATTGATCTAGGAATTGTGCCATGAAAGTGATTCACTGCAAGTTCTAGAAATGTTAATTGGGTGAGGTTCATGAACCAAGATGGAATTTTACCGACCAGGTTGTTTTCGCTAATGAATAAATATGAAAGTTGGGTCAGGTTTGCAAGCGACAGTGGGATCTCACCTTGTAAATTCATTCTGGGTGCATACAAGTGAGTTTGAGTAGCTTCCCTGGCGGTAAAGGAAGTGGTCCTGCGTCAAAGTCGTTGTTGCCTATTTGAAACTTAGTTAGTTGTGATAGGTTTGCCAACGACGAAGGAATCTGGCCACTAAACTTGCACGCATAAAGGGACAGGTCAGTGAGCCGAGTTAGATTGCCCAAAGAAGATGGAAGCGTCCCAGATAAACTAGTTCGACTCAAACCCAAATTAAGTAAGGATTCAAGTATACCAATTGAATCTGGGAGCTTACCGTACAAGCCCGTGCCCCAGATACTCAATGCCTTAAGGCGACTGCTACTTTGAAATTCAGGTAGAGAGCCGTTGAGATTTTCGTTCGAAGCTGCCTCAAGAATCTGCAATTTTGGTAGATGAAAAATGTCCATTGGAAATTCACCATACAATGAACAACTTACAAGATAAAGAGTTGTCAAAGAGGATATATTTGACATGACACTTGGCACTGAAGAAGATATGTTCACCATAGAAAGGTCAAGAACTTTCAGGTAGGTTAGATTTTGAACTAGGTCTCTTAGACTGggtttttcaagtttcaaaagaCTTTCAGAATACCAATCCATTTTAAGTGAAAGATCCAGGATAACCAATTTGGAAAGAGAtgagatttctgaaggaatctGACCAAAAAATTCAGAGTTGGATAGATTGAGACTTGTTAGCCCCGAAAGATTTCCAATTCTGGACGGTATTTCAGAGAAATTAAACCTATTATCGGCAAGGTTTAGGCTACGAAGGTGGACAAGGGCAAATAGGCTGCTGTTGGAGTTAATAGAACCGTAGAGAAAGCTACTACTGAGGTCGAGACCGATCACATGACCGGTGTCGTGGTCACACTCGACGCCATCCCATGAGCAGCAACCGTTGCTCTTTCCATCAAGTAGCTGCCATGATTCAAGTTTTGGGTAAGCAGAAGTGTCAAAAGAAGCAGACTTGTCGATGACAAAATTATGCTTGAACTGCAGCAAGGCTCTGCTCTCATTTTCAGGGCATAATGGCTGCGTATAAGAGGAAGAGTAAGTTAATATGACAAGATTTAAGCAACACAAAATCAGGTAAATGCGAAGATACAAGCATGAGTACTCCATGATGTATGTATATAGCCAAAGCTAGTTACCAAATCTTGGATGAGAAAGCTTGCTGCCTTTGATGTTCTTTTATAGTTGGGTGTTGGGACTCATCTGCCGTGATAGCCCACACAATGGAAAAGTCCACAGATCGAGATGAGTTGACCCCTTCTATTGCAATCTTTGTGGTAGGCCCAAAATCAAATCCCTTAATTTGTAAGTCAAGACCTGTCCCTGGTCCCTCACTCCGTATCTAAGTCACTTAATCTTTCTGGTATGATTCTTTCACGCTCTCGCTTGCATACGCCCAATATGTGACTTCGGTCAATTTGCTCCCTATGGTTGGGCTTTGTTAACCTGAGCCCGGACTGAACAGATTAGAAGTGCCAAAATTTAGAAACCTTCGTCGAGGCGAGAGTACCGGCTTAATTTTCCAATCCAAACTAATAAATGTACAAACAAACAATTCAGCAGCGGAGTTTTCCAATATTGTATATGAGCCGAAAATTTCtaggcataaaaaaaaaactgcttttttatttatctttttattgATTTAAGAACTGCTTTTCCAATATTAAGATGTATTCTCTGTTGAGAGAACCGGTTTCAATTTTCTGTTGgatgtaatttctttttttttgttattttccttttgtcattttccttgttctCATCTTCCTAATGAGGCTTGGATATGACTTTTAAAAACTCTCGACGTACCATTTGtcaagttttaataaaatttattgctgattaaaaaaaaaaaaccttgcatGTCAACAACGTTGAGATAAACCTCTAAATTGAAATATATCTTGCCTTCTTCGATGTCTTCTATTAGAATGTAGAACAGCTAATCATATTAGAATCAAACTTGCTTGTGtcctaaaaaattataatcgaaatttttttttgaaaaaagacgaaaaaaattgacttattggcttatttttgtctttattcaaaaaaattaagtttcgatcgtaatgttttactttttagatttctctcgtcatgacaatgcaataatccccaaaaaattgataaaaaactaacaaatacggaaaaaaaattgaataaggacaaaaaaataaatcagttggcttatttagccgaacgggaaGACCAATTTAATACCCATGTTTACTTGTCAAACAAGGAGGCTAGCTGAAATCACAGCCTATGCGAAATACTGGCTTTTCCAATCCAAACTAATGAATGTACAAACAAATGTCGGATTTGAGCCAAAAATTTTACAGTCCTTCACAAAACAAGGGACTGTTTCTCTACCAAATTTCGCCAAGAAGCtgcttttttatttatcttcCTATTGGTTTATGAACTTGTCAACAATGCTGAGATAACCTCGAAATAGCAATATACATCTCGCCTCTGACACTTCTTCGACGTTTTTGGGTACTGTAAACATGCATTTGTAACTCCCAATCTGTAGTTGTTCGTCCGGCTTGTGGACAACTACTCTGCCCCCATGGGGTTCCGTACTCTCTAATGTTTAGGCATCTTCCGTCCTTCAGATCAATAAACTTTCTCCTTTTTgacgaaattaaaaaaataaaattttctctacGTTGTGCATTTAAGCTCCTATTATATGCAATGTTTAATTGCGTTTGTGGTTGATTTTTACTATATAAAGGCGGCTAGTGCACAAGGTGATTGTGTGATTTTATGAAAGACTTGCCATGTCTTACGTATATTTTGAGAATATGTTATATGTTTACGGTATTCTGAGCATACGAGTGGCTCTTTGATTCACGTGGAAAGCTTTAATTACATACAAAGCTTCCTAGATGAGAGTTGTATCGTGGGAGCAGAACGCCGATTAACCTGGTGCAAGAGGGGACGCATCTTTTCTAATGATGAGAGCTTTACGCGTGCCTCGATAAGTTTTTTATATTATCACGTAGGACAGCTAATCACATTAGAGTCAAGTTGACTATGTCCTCGAACAACCAGAGGACAGATTTCAATTCAGCAAATTAATAAGGGATATTAATGCTTTCAGCGAAGACCCCTACAGCTACTGTATACACAAGCAAAATATGAAGCCCTTGTTTGGCCACCAAATAAAGTGGGACCTAATTCAGTGGAAAATGAGTTGATATATTTATTCATTCTCTCAACAATATTGGGGG is a window encoding:
- the LOC131316636 gene encoding receptor-like protein 6: MNLQGEIPLSLANLTQLSYLFISENNLVGKIPSWFMNLTQLTFLELAVNHFHGTIPRSITQLKRLDYLSLYSNSFTGIVELDMFMKLPYLVSLLLEDNDLTVLDKNSTNGTHPKLEILGLGSCNLVEFPGILRFQDKLQMLILNNNKFQGKIPTWVWNSSKETMEIVDLHQNFLTGFDQQPAIVPWPFLKYFDFKSNKFQGLLPIPPPSIVIYDAHDNALTGAIPQSICHKNSLRLLDLSNNNLNGTIPPCLVSSNEDLLMLNLSYNSFHGNIPSTFTVNSQLVMIDLGQNQLKGPVPKSLANCVMLECLILQNNQIEDTFPSWLGALPKLELLFLGSNKFHGNIGNPKNNSTFPKLRIVDLSGNCFSGNLPTDYIRNWNEMKMINKGKLTYMHAIPIVQYKTLAGPTTHEAQFWQWSITYEFSMKVVNKGTKRIYERIQSALVVVDLSSNTFVGEIPESFGSLSGLQSLNISNNKLTGTIPASLAKLTELESLDLAQNLLSGQIPGELTQLTFLSFLNVSHNRLTGPVPQGKQFDTFENSSYDGNLGLCGVPLSKSCKNSMTAPPLFRGHDLEFSRGTYLMVIALGYGSGLVVGLVVGITLTRRYHEWFVETFGRGKKIQKKQKRKGRRT